The following coding sequences lie in one Trichoderma breve strain T069 chromosome 1, whole genome shotgun sequence genomic window:
- a CDS encoding alpha/beta hydrolase fold domain-containing protein codes for MSTIPYEEHSVTYGDEAKSIFYLAAGPRQGPLIIFVHGWPGIAKTWHPQLQAFASLGFRVVAPDMPGYGRSTTTSVPTDYSQEKVVEGVLAVLHDTGRDQAIWIGHDWGCATVYTIANTRPEVVRAVAGLAIPYGVLERGWAGLLAAIDRHVYPEKEYPYGQLSYMAFYEQSFDKAIAFQNKNPYTMLRYLFRKPEWLPEDTPSPRANVLKQGGWFGGIDSPPPPSTVKDEEIIMKLDVFQEFVAAMEKTGFGSAGCYYMNHKANEEYNLAHSKHDGKLFMPVLFVHARWDSVSDCARNSGATIYQRRKCEKLTETIVDAGHHLAVEKPEDVSAAIARWLVEEVKDWWPGFWSHRFAKQP; via the coding sequence ATGTCAACCATTCCGTACGAGGAACACTCCGTCACCTACGGCGATGAGGCCAAGTCCATCTTCTACCTCGCCGCCGGCCCTCGGCAAGGccctctcatcatcttcgtccacGGCTGGCCCGGCATCGCCAAAACCTGGCATCCCCAGCTCCAAGCTTTCGCAAGCCTCGGGTTTCGAGTAGTCGCCCCCGATATGCCAGGTTACGGCAGATCAACAACCACCAGCGTTCCGACAGACTACTCTCAGGAAAAAGTCGTCGAGGGCGTCCTCGCCGTGCTTCACGACACAGGCAGAGACCAAGCCATCTGGATAGGACACGACTGGGGCTGCGCCACGGTGTACACCATCGCAAACACCCGGCCCGAGGTCGTTCGGGCCGTCGCCGGGCTCGCCATCCCGTACGGAGTCCTGGAGCGCGGGTGGGCCGGGCTGTTGGCCGCCATTGATCGCCACGTTTATCCCGAGAAGGAGTACCCATACGGCCAGCTCAGCTACATGGCGTTTTATGAGCAGTCCTTTGACAAGGCGATTGCCTTTCAAAACAAGAACCCGTATACCATGCTACGATATCTCTTCCGAAAGCCAGAGTGGCTTCCCGAAGACACACCCTCTCCCAGAGCAAACGTCCTCAAGCAAGGCGGCTGGTTCGGCGGCATCGATAGCCCCCCTCCGCCATCAACcgtcaaggatgaagaaatcatcatgaagctcgACGTCTTTCAGGAATTCGTAGCCGCCATGGAAAAGACCGGTTTCGGCTCCGCCGGATGCTACTACATGAACCACAAAGCCAACGAAGAGTATAATCTCGCCCACAGCAAGCACGACGGCAAGCTCTTCATGCCGGTGCTCTTCGTCCACGCAAGATGGGATAGCGTCAGCGACTGTGCGCGCAACTCGGGAGCTACCATCTACCAGAGGAGAAAGTGCGAGAAGCTGACGGAGACAATCGTCGATGCGGGTCATCACCTTGCGGTTGAGAAGCCCGAGGACGTGAGTGCGGCGATTGCGAGGTGGTTGGTTGAGGAGGTCAAGGACTGGTGGCCTGGGTTCTGGAGCCACCGGTTTGCAAAGCAGCCGTGA